A region of Antedon mediterranea chromosome 8, ecAntMedi1.1, whole genome shotgun sequence DNA encodes the following proteins:
- the LOC140057627 gene encoding adhesion G protein-coupled receptor E3-like yields MFYRVNTKYCCSLSLVECEYGGPGEGGASGDPLFLANIPSGGGFGGTGGASFSYIDGSVSYVYGAEYAYTQTLIGGSAGGEWSEQGTSTAGEGSSEGLYTHNRLRGGGAMQITASNSIFIDSSLSANGENGQIEDYVNCKGGGSGGMIQLIADTIILGKSGYLNASGGSSSYEHQNKSFYCGGGGAGGVIRLFYLDLQVDDLHLQTDVSGGIGNDTGEDGIIHTNFTGSYKNVGVYSSVGMTFGTIIAGDQEDETTTEKRLTAITNYHQPHASHQPPTNYQSPPPPPPPSSRDPPLHTDNISGSVTPPPGNNGTRPDDSKMNEHEKIKESTMEVKNKIADKPPSELRSKHEKTEFVEDVVDDFDSIVNETDTSSSDDLSTLIYEIEDTVSLLANSIKDASNETITITASCVGFDVIISVDNGLVYEGSVHQANQVRVDIPKTAVADNFTDDIAISHVIYSEFGHNLNALLETGEENETYTVNGRMISITVQLDNEEPLIFDEPIEIVFENLDQDATESGTHCVYWKYNETYSAEGVWSSDGCNVSKVNRTHTTCHCYHLTSFSILLQATDVQIGDVNEAALSIITYVGLSLSLFALIITLIIMIVYFKRLNYECTSIHINLVIALIIADSLFLFGIEQTDDKNVCTGIAIFMHYFFLVVFMWMAVEAMHMYSKVRNLNQRSKRHFNVYYPIGWGVPAIIVIITMAVRLEGYGTDTACWLAIDKGTVWAFIAPVIAIISLNTMFIAIVLKTFTNVKSIKSKPKREQIRRTLRAAVVLLPIFGLTWVFGLITFNKDTLFFQYLFAIFNSLQGFFIFLFHCCFNGEIKNIFCSRCKKVDNTFLGHSKSSGSRTTQVVPMTTSQH; encoded by the exons atgttttatcgTGTTAATACCAAGTATTGCTGTTCACTCAGTCTGGTagaat GTGAATATGGTGGTCCAGGTGAAGGCGGTGCTTCCGGTGACCCGTTGTTTCTGGCTAACATTCCGTCTGGGGGAGGCTTTGGTGGAACCGGTGGCGCCAGTTTCTCGTATATTGACGGTAGTGTATCGTACGTATATGGTGCTGAATACGCTTATACTCAAACGTTAATTGGAGGAAGCGCTG GAGGAGAATGGTCCGAGCAAGGTACATCAACAGCAGGCGAAGGTTCAAGCGAAGGTCTATATACACATAATAGATTACGTGGTGGCGGAGCTATGCAAATAACAGCCAGCAATTCCATTTTCATCG attCTTCATTGAGTGCTAACGGCGAGAATGGCCAAATTGAAGATTATGTTAATTGTAAAGGTGGCGGTAGCGGCGGTATGATACAACTAATAGCAGACACA ATTATACTTGGAAAGAGTGGATATCTAAATGCATCTGGTGGTTCTAGTTCTTACGAACatcaaaataaaagtttttactgTGGTGGAGGCGGTGCAGGTGGTGTTATTAGATTGTTTTATTTGGATTTACAAGTGGACGATCTTCATCTGCAAACTGATGTATCGGGCGGCATAGGGAATGATACGGGTGAAGATGGTATTATTCATACCAATTTTACAG GATCGTACAAGAACGTTGGCGTATACTCGTCTGTTGGCATGACGTTTGGTACAATTATTGCGGGTGATCAAGAAGACGAAACTACTACAGAGAAAAGATTAACAGCCATCACAAACTACCACCAACCACATGCCAGCCACCAACCACCGACCAATTACCAATccccaccaccaccaccaccaccaagcTCACGAGACCCACCGTTGCATACTGATAATATTAGTGGAAGTGTAACAC CCCCTCCTGGTAATAATGGCACCAGACCAGATGATAGTAAAATGAACGAGCATGAAAAGATAAAAGAATCAACTATGGAGGTGAAGAACAAGATTGCGGATAAACCACCTTCTGAGCTTAGAAGCAAACATGAGAAGACTGAGTTTGTTGAG GATGTTGTTGATGACTTCGATTCAATAGTAAATGAAACAGATACG AGTTCCTCTGATGATTTAAGTACTTTGATATACGAAATTGAGGATACGGTATCACTTTTGGCAAATAGTATCAAAGACGCTTCGAATGAGACCATCACAATCACTGCGTCGTGTGTTGGATTTG ATGTGATAATATCGGTAGATAATGGGTTGGTGTACGAAGGCTCGGTTCATCAAGCAAATCAAGTGCGCGTTGACATTCCCAAAACGGCTGTTGCAGACAACTTTACAG ATGATATTGCGATATCTCACGTCATATATTCAGAGTTTGGTCATAATCTTAATGCGTTACTGGAAACAGGAGAAGA GAATGAAACGTACACTGTAAACGGACGGATGATATCTATCACTGTTCAGTTGGATAATGAAGAACCATTGATTTTTGACGAACCTATAGAAATTGTGTTCGAAAACTTGGATCAG GATGCAACAGAATCAGGAACTCATTGTGTTTATTGGAAATACAACGAAAC GTACTCAGCAGAAGGGGTGTGGTCATCAGATGGATGCAATGTCAGTAAAGTGAATCGAACCCATACCACGTGTCACTGTTACCACTTAACCAGCTTTTCTATTCTTCTACAAGCCACTGATGTACAG atTGGTGATGTGAATGAGGCCGCATTGAGTATAATAACATACGTTGGACTTTCACTGTCTTTATTCGCTTTAATTATAACTCTTATTATAATGATAGTTTACTTCAA ACGATTGAATTATGAATGCACGTCGATTCACATCAACCTCGTGATCGCCTTGATAATAGCAGATTCATTGTTTCTATTTGGAATCGAGCAAACCGATGATAAA AATGTGTGCACTGGTATCGCCATTTTCATGCATTATTTCTTCCTTGTGGTGTTCATGTGGATGGCGGTGGAAGCGATGCATATGTACAGTAAAGTACGCAATTTGAATCAACGATCGAAGagacatttcaatgtttactaCCCAATAGGATGGG GAGTTCCTGCAATCATAGTGATTATAACCATGGCTGTAAGACTTGAGGGCTACGGTACGGATACTGCATGTTGGCTGGCCATTGATAAGGGCACAGTCTGGGCCTTTATTGCCCCAGTTATAGCCATTATATCG ttaaatACAATGTTTATTGCAATTGTCCTAAAGACATTCACTAATGTGAAGTCAATCAAGTCGAAGCCAAAAAGAGAACAAATACG ACGTACGTTACGCGCAGCCGTAGTTTTACTGCCTATATTCGGACTAACATGGGTATTCGGTTTGATCACGTTTAACAAAGACACGTTGTTCTTTCAATACTTATTTGCTATATTCAATTCACTTCAG GGATTCTTCATCTTCTTATTTCATTGCTGTTTCAACGgcgaaattaaaaacattttttgtagtCGTTGCAAGAAGGTCGACAATACTTTTCTA GGTCACTCTAAAAGTAGTGGATCAAGAACTACACAAG TGGTACCAATGACCACAAGCcaacattag